GCGAAAGGCTACGACCGTGGGGAACCGCTTCTACATGTGGTGGACGCGCCACAGCGACAAGCAAACGTGTCCTTCATCGCCCTGACCGAGGCATACGTACTCGACGCCCTTCGCAGCGCAGGCGTTCACGTTCGCAAGATCCGTCCCGCGCTCGAGCAGCTGCAACGGGACTTCGGTCGTGACTACGTGCTGACAGCGCCGAATCTGGCCACAGACGGCGTTGATGTCCTGTGGGACTTCGCCAAGACCCGAGCCGGCGCCGGGCTCATCGAAGCGCGATCCGGACAGAATGTCATCCGCGAGATCGTCCAGGACTACATCTCATATGTCAGTTGGGACGGTGAGCATCCGAGCCGCCTACAACTACGCGAATGGGAGCCGGAGAAGGTCATCGTCGACCCAGACGTTGCGTTCGGGCAGCCGCGGTTCGGAGCATCAGGACCTCGCCTCGCGGACGTCGCTGCAATGCTGAAAGCCGGAGAGGACGGCGAGGTCGTTGCCGAGGAGTTCGACATCTCGAGATCCCAGGTTCGAACCGCCGCCCGCGTCCTCCTGGGCCGCACCGCCTGAGTTCTACCTGGATGAGAACATCGCCGGCAGGACCTTGCGGCGATCGATCGAAGATCTCGGTTACATCGTCCATACTCCGGCTGCGGTGTACGGAACTCGCGCGGCAGCGGAGGGGACGCCGGACGAACGCTGGCTCCGTGATGTCGGCCGGAACGGATGGGCGGCAATTGGTCGGGACACCACAATTCTCGTCACGCCCTCGGAATTGCAGGCCTACAAGCGCGCTCGCATCCACCTGTTCCTGTTTCACGGTCATGCAACCAGACAGCAGCTGATCGATGCCCTCCACGCGAATCTGCGCGACATCTGTACGCACTGCATGAGCGGCACCCCGTCCGTGTGGCGCGTCTTCGGTGACCCACGCCCGCGTCTCGAGCAGTTGATGTAGCCGTCGTCGTTGGCCTCCAGGCGTGACGTCAGCGATGTCCATGGGGCGGGCCGATGCGGACAAGGCGTGGGTCCTGCGTGATCTCGCGTACCTCAAACGACGGGTCGATGTCCTCGGTTGAACGTTCGACGACCAGAGAACCGTTGCTGTCGAACCCGATTCGGTGATGAGTCAATCTTGTGGTGAACTTCCAGACGGCCATCTCTTCGATGTCGGTGGTGACAGAGTCTTCGCACTGGACGCATTCCAGTGCCTCGTCGCTGTCCGGGTCGTCGGTGTGTTCGTCGCACGGCTTCCACTCGGAGGTGACGAGATACCCGGGGGTCCACAGTGTGGCGTCGGTCGGAGGCCATTCGACCGAGTACCACTCGCCAGGGGCGACGCCGTACGTGCTGGCGGCTTCGTCGAGGGCGATCTTGCGGTCGGCTTCGGTCCATACGACCCGGGGCGGAATCGCCACGTCTTCGATGGGATCGATTCCGGCGTAGTCGGCGGGATCGCCGAGCAGTTCGGTATCGGTGGCATCCTGCTGACTTGCCGGACCACCTGAGCGGTGCGAGTCGAGCGTCGCTGCTTCGGCTGTCGCCGCGTCGATCTCGGCTGCGAGATACGCAGCGGAGTTCATCCGCTCATGAACCGATTTCGCTGGGATCCGCGAGACGAGCTCGTCGATCACTGCTTGGTCGGCGGCGGACAGCACTTCGGAAACCTGGCGCAGAGCGGTTTTTCCATCCTGCACCGGGATTTCGGACGCCTTGGAGTCCCACGTTTTGGTGGCGATCTGATCGCGCCGATCAAGCATGTCCGACACGAGCGAACTGATGTCGTCTGCGGACGTCGTGTCAGGGAGGAGCGACAGCTCCCTCAGATCGGAGATGACACGCGTGAATCGATCGCGTGCATCAGAGGACCAATCGATCCAGTGCTCAGTCATCGTCGTCTCCCGGGGCGTTCTCTGCTGCGAACCTAGGTGCCATCATCTCCATCTGCTCGAACACCGTGGTGATGGCGGCCGGCTGCTTGTCCGGCGGGTATTTGTACTTGACCAGCAAGCGTTTGATGGAGGACCGCAGTTTCGCGCGCACGTCGTCGCGGACGGTCCAGTCGAATTTGGTGTCGCGCTGCATGATCCGGACCAGCTCGCGCGCAATCTGGGCGAGGACTTCGTCACCCTGGAACTCGACCGCCGACTCGTTCTTCGCAACGGCGTCGTAGAAGGCGAGTTCGTCCTCGCTCAGAGCGGGTGAGAAGCGTTCACCGCGGCTTCCTCCGCCGCCACTTCTTTGGCCATCGCGATGAGCTCGGCGATGACTTCGGCAGAGGTGATCTGTTGGTTGGTGTAGCGCTTCATCAGATCGGTGATCCGCTCGGAGAAGTCACGCTGCCGAACGACGTTATTCCGCGTTGCACGCGCAGATTCCTCGGTCAGGGTCGCGCGAAGCGCTTCGATCGCCAGATGCGGGTTGGTGGCGGCCTTGGCCTTGGTCTCGAAGTCGGGCCCGAGGTCGGACAACGACGGCTTGGGAAGTCCTGCCGCGTCGTAGATGTCGACGATCTCACCGCTCGCGGTGGAGCGCGCCACCAACGACGACAGCAGGCGTTTGATCTCCTCCGGAACCGGGCGACCTCCGGCCTGCCGGTCGGCGGCGTCGAACTTGCCCATCCAGACGCGGACTTCTTCGTAGAACTGGACCGTCGGCCGCAACTCGCCGAGCGACTTCTCTCCACCGGCTAGTGCCCAGGCTCTTGCGAGATGGGCGGAGAGGGAGCGGTAGCGTCCGCCGAGAGTCTCCTCGTCTTCGGACCCTGCGTTGCCCGGGGTTTCGGGCGAGCGCAGGTACTCGGTCAGGCCGATGGCCGCTTTCATCCACCCGCGGTCGGGGTCCTTGGCCTTTCTGCGCCAGTCGTATCCGGAGCACACGTCATCAAGTTGTGTGAGCAGCTGCTGGGTGAGTGCGACCGCCTCGTCGATGTTCCGGCCGACCGGTTGCTGTGCCTGGTCGGTCTCGGTGTACTCGGCGAGTGCCTTGTGCAGGTTGTCGGCCAGGGGCGCGTAGGCGACGAGCAGGCCGGACGGCTTTCCTCGAAAAGTCCGGTTCACTCGCGCCAGGGTCTGCATGAGCAGGGCACCTTTGAGCGGGCGGTCGAGATACAGCGTGTGCAGCGGCGGCGCGTCGAACCCGGTGAGCATCATGTCCTTGACGATGACGATCTGCAGTTCGTCGTCGGGGTCTTTCAGGCGCTTCTGGATGATCTTGTTCTGCGCGTCGCGCCGAACGTGTTTCGCGACGGGGCCTTGGTCCTTGGCGCTGCCGGAGTAGACGACCTTGATGACTCCTTTGTCGACCGCGTCGTTGTGCCACTCTGGGCGAAGTGTGAAGATCTCCTCGTACAGTCGGGCAGCGATGTCGCGGGTTGCGGTGACGATGAACGCCTTACCGGGCGTCGAGATGAAGGTCTCCAGAGACGCCGACCGGCCGTCCCAGTGTTCCACGATGTCGGCAGCGAGTGACCTGACGCGCTCGGGAGCGCCGTACACCGCGTTGATGACGGCCACGGACTTCTCGATCTGGGCGCGTTCGGCGTCGTCGAGGCCGCGGGTTGCCTCGTCGGCGGCGCGGTCGAGATCGTCCTCGGTCACGTCCTCGGTGAGGCCGACCCGGATCAGTCGCGGCTCGAAGTAGACCGGCACGGTGGCGCCGTCGTCGACGGCCCGGGTGAGGTCGTAGATGTCGATGTAGGGGCCAAAGACCTCTCGGGTGTTGCGTTCGGCGAACGAGATCGGTGTACCGGTGAACGCGATCAGGGTCGCGTGCGGCACCGCATCGGCGAGATGTCGGGCGTAGCCATCGAGGTCGTCGTAGTGACTACGGTGCGCCTCGTCGACGACGACGATCACATTGCGGCGGTCGGTCAACAGCGGGTGGTCGGCGCCGGCCTCGCGCTCGGCCTGTGTGCGGCTGAACTTCTGCAGGGTGGTGAAGTAGATGCCGCCGGTCGTCCGGTTGGTCAGCTCGTCCCGGAGTTGTTCTCGCGACGTCACTTTCACTGGCGATTCGTCGAGGAGTTCGGACCGGTTAAATGTTTCGAACAACTGGCCGTCGAGTTCACGTCGGTCGGTGACCACGACGATCGTCGGGTTCTTGAGCTTCGGCTGACGTGCCACGAGGTGGGCGTATAGCTCCATCTCCATGGACTTGCCCGACCCCTGAGTGTGCCACACGACGCCGGCCTTGCCGTTGCTCTCCGCAGCCGCGACCGTATTGCCAACGGCCTTGGTGACCGCGAAGTACTGGTGCGGCTTGGCGATTCGCTTCAGGTAGCCGTCAGCGCCGGCGTCGAAGGCGGTGAAGTTCCGCTGGATCTGCAGGAACCGTTCGGGATTGAAGACACCGTCGATCAGGTACTCGAGTTCGAGTCCCATCTTCTCGGGATCGGTCGAGTGGCCCGACGCGATGGGCTTACCGTCGTCGTCGACATTCCATGGTGCGAAGTGTTCGAGAGGTGTGAACGGCGTGCCGTACCGAGCCGTGATCACGTCGCTGATCACCGAGACCACCGCGAATCGGAACACCATCGGAAACTCGCGCAGGTAGGTCTGGAGCTGAGCGTGGGCGGACGCCAGGTCCGCCTGCGCCGAACCGGCTTGTTTGAGTTCGAAGAACGCGACCGGCAGGCCGTTGAGGTACAGCACCACGTCGAATCGGCGCTGGTGTTCAGAGTTGCGCACGGTCACCTGCTGGACGGCGAGCAACTCGTTGTCCTCCGGGCGCGCACCGATCAGACGGATGGTCGGGGTCTGCTCCAACCCCTCGTGGTCGACGTAGGAGATACCTCGGAAACCCTTGACGAGTATCTCGTGCAGCCGGCGGTTCTCGGCGAGCGGGTCGCCAGACTCGGGTGCGAGAACAGCGGCGCGTGCCTGCACGAGATACTCATAGGGCACATTGGGATTCAGCTCCCGCATCTTCTCGAGAAGCCGGTCGGGGAGGACGATGTCGTCCCAGGACGTGCGGCCGTCCTCGGTGCTGGGCGCGATCTCAGACCCGTGCGTCGGTTGCCACTCCTGGTCGGCCAGCCACTCGAGTGCCAACGTCTCCCACTCGGATTCGGGAATTACGCTCATCTGGTGGTCCTTTTGTCGTGAATTCGGGTGGGAGACGTTGGTCTGTCCGCGGTCTCTCGTTGTCAGACGATGTCTTCGATGTCGGGCTCGATGTCTTTGACGGTCACTTTGCCGGACATCAGGAGAGGGAGCAATTGGTCGCGGGTGCTGGTCAGGCGGCGCGACTCCTGACCTATAGCGTCGATTAGTTGGTGGACATCTCTAGCTAGCGCTGCGTAACGGGCTTGCGACTCAGAATCAGCGAATGGAACCTCGTAGGACTCAAAAGCGCCTCTACTCAGATGGAGGACGGTTGTCCCTGACGCGAAAGATGCACAATGCACGTGAAAATTGCGCTGCTGCAAACAAGCAAGTAGGTACTCCGACGTCATGCAATCGCGTGGTCTCACAATTGCTAGATCGAGGCTAGCTACAAGCCTGTCGTACGAGTCGACAGGTGGAACGCGTACTGCGCGTCCGATCACATCACCGCCCTGGGTGAGATCGGTCTGTGCGACGATAATGTCGCCCGCCACGACCTGCTGAGCTGGGGTGAACTTGCCGACGAACTCCTTGAAGCCTGCGAATTCGAAGTTTCCCTCACGCGAGACGGACTTTAGGGTGACCAGTGCGGTTTTCGATTCCTGTAGGTCGGCGCTGCGGTACGACACGCCTTTCACAATCTCGGCGCATTGATTTAGCGCGATGGCGGAGTTCGACGACGAGATCAGTCGAGATGCCACCGTGCGTAGATAATGTTGTGCTGTGGTGGTTGCCCGCTCATTCGCTGCGATCTTGTCGTCGAGGGCGCCGAGGACTTCGGCAATAGCCACTTGTGCAACAAGGTCGGGAACTCGAATGGACATCTTGTCAACGCGAGTGATGTAGATGTGCTTGATCGTCGAACCATCTGCGTCGGCCGCCATCGCCGCCTGGTACTCCGGCGCCTGCAACAGGTACGCGAGGAATTTCGGATTAACGCCTGCTTTCAACTGCAGGAGGGCAACCGACTGGTTGATGCAAATGTCGTCTCGATCGCAGACGGCGACACGGCCAATACTTCCGTCTTTAGTCAAGAGGATGTCGCCGAGTTGTGGTCTGCTCTTGTCGGTGAGATTCTTCCGGAACGCGTCGATCGACGTGTGACGCGCAGTGTTGTAGTCGATGCGGCCTCCACGGATGTCCTTCGCCGTCACCATGACGGGTCCGGAGTCTGTGGTCGGCATCGGGTTGGTGAAGCCGTACGTGATTCGAGTCAGAAGGTCGCCGAGTTGGACCTCCTCCCACTGCGTGCCCGGACACTTATCCATTAAGCCGCTCCATTCGTTGGCGCACAATAGTTTCCAATCGTGCGGACTCGTCGAGTGCAGCGAAGAGCTCCGTCTTCAGCCTTGCTATCTTCTCGTCGATTGGTTCGCCGTCTTCCTCGGCCTCCGCGGCACCCACGTACCGCCCCGGCGTTAACGCATACCCAGCTGCCTTGATCTCTTCGAGCGTCGCGGACTTGCAGAACCCGGGGACGTCCTCGTACTCGACGCCCTTCTCGGCAGCCGACGCCGACCCGCGCCACGCATGGAACGTGTCGCCGATCTTGACAATCTCCTCATCAGTCAGAGCGCGCTCCGCGCGATCGATCATGTAGCCCATCTCGCGGGCATCGATGAACAACACTTGCCCGCTCCGGTCGATGGAACCCTGCTTGCCCTTGGTCTTGTCCTTCGCGAAGAACCATAAGCACACCGGGATTCCGGTGCTGCGGAAGAGCTGCGTCGGCAGCGCGATCATGCACGACACCAGGTCGGCATCCACGATCTGGGCGCGTATCGCGCCCTCTCCGTTGTTGTTCGATGACATCGAGCCGTTCGCCAGCACGACGCCCGCCTTGCCGCCAGGAGTCAGCTTCGACAAGATGTGCTGCAACCAGGCGTAGTTCGCGTTTTTCGCCGGGGGAACGCCATACCGCCAGCGGGGGTCTTCCTCGTTCCTGGACCAGTCTTTGATGTTGAACGGCGGATTGGCCATCACATAGTCCATCTGCAGATCGGCATGTTGATCCCGAGCGAACGTGTCACCCCACCGGGCACCGAGACCGTTGTTGTCGATTCCGTGGATCGCCAGGTTCATCTTCGCCATCCGCCAGGTTTCCTCGATGGCCTCCTGGCCGTACACCGAAACCTGCTTGGGGTCGCCGTCGTGTTCATAGATGAACTGCTCGGTCTGCACGAACATGCCACCCGAGCCGCAGCACGGGTCGTAAACGCGACCCTTCGACGGCTCGAGGACCTCGACGATCACCCGGACAACGCTGCGCGGCGTGAAGAACTCGCCGCCACGCTTTCCCTCGGCGCGAGCGAAGTTCCCCAGGAAGTATTCGTAGACCTCGCCCATCAGGTCGCGGGCCTTGTGCTCGCCCTGCCGGCTGAAACGGGCGCTGTTGAACAAGTCGACGAGCTCGCCGAGCCGTCGCTGATCGATGTTGTCGCGGTTGTAGATTCGAGGAAGCGTTCCGGCAAGTGACTTGTTGGCGGCGATGACCGCGTCCATCGCCTCGTCGATCAGCTGGCCGATGTTCTTGTCGGGCGAACCGTCGTCGGAGGCGAGGCCCTTCGCGTTGTCCGCCAGAAATGACCAGCGTGCGATCGGCGGGACCACGAAGACCCCGGCACCCTGGTACTCGCCGGCATCGTCGATGACATCCGCGATCTGCGACTCGTCGAAACCGTCATCGGCCAGTTCCCGCCGGATGTCCTCTCGGCGTTCGTCGTACGCGTCGGAGACGTACTTGAGGAAGACCAGCCCCAGGATGACATCCTTGTACTGGCTCGCCGACAGCGAACCGCGGAGCTTGTCGGCCGCCTTCCACAGGGTGTCCTTGAGCTCTTTCATCGTCGACGGAGCCGACGGCTCTGCCTTGCGCCTCGCGGCCATTTGGTGGTTCCTCTCTATCGAATGCTGCGGTTGGCACAGGGGAGCGGTCATCGACCGCTCATCCCGGCCCCGCCGTTGTCCTCACGGCTGTTATGCCGGGTGTGGTTTCGGTGGTGTCCAGGGAGATGTCGCCGGCGGCCACCCCATCGATGAGCGCGACGGTCAACTCCTTGGCGGCGGCCACCTTTCGCTCGACTGCGCGCTGATAGTCGGCGACGTCGGCGAGAGCTCGTTCGAGTTGATCGGACTCGGTGGAGGTGAGCCCTGGTACACGCCAGGTCTGCCACTCCGATCCGGGTTCACATCTCGAATTGATGATCGCCGCGAGCGTGTGGGGACCGAGTGGCGCTCGCGGGTCGATCCGCAGGAGCTTCGCGGGGGCCTTCACAAGCGACCCGCCCACGTTGTCGATGACCGCGTGCGGGACCGGCTTCTCGACGAACACGATGTCCCCCGGATCGGTTCGTCGGGCGCGTGGATAGCGTTGCGCCGCATCGAAAGGATCGAAGCGCAGCGTTCCCTCTGGCAAGACGATCACCGTTCCACGTGGGTCGGCATCCGA
The genomic region above belongs to Gordonia hongkongensis and contains:
- a CDS encoding type I restriction-modification system subunit M; the protein is MAARRKAEPSAPSTMKELKDTLWKAADKLRGSLSASQYKDVILGLVFLKYVSDAYDERREDIRRELADDGFDESQIADVIDDAGEYQGAGVFVVPPIARWSFLADNAKGLASDDGSPDKNIGQLIDEAMDAVIAANKSLAGTLPRIYNRDNIDQRRLGELVDLFNSARFSRQGEHKARDLMGEVYEYFLGNFARAEGKRGGEFFTPRSVVRVIVEVLEPSKGRVYDPCCGSGGMFVQTEQFIYEHDGDPKQVSVYGQEAIEETWRMAKMNLAIHGIDNNGLGARWGDTFARDQHADLQMDYVMANPPFNIKDWSRNEEDPRWRYGVPPAKNANYAWLQHILSKLTPGGKAGVVLANGSMSSNNNGEGAIRAQIVDADLVSCMIALPTQLFRSTGIPVCLWFFAKDKTKGKQGSIDRSGQVLFIDAREMGYMIDRAERALTDEEIVKIGDTFHAWRGSASAAEKGVEYEDVPGFCKSATLEEIKAAGYALTPGRYVGAAEAEEDGEPIDEKIARLKTELFAALDESARLETIVRQRMERLNG
- a CDS encoding restriction endonuclease subunit S, with product MDKCPGTQWEEVQLGDLLTRITYGFTNPMPTTDSGPVMVTAKDIRGGRIDYNTARHTSIDAFRKNLTDKSRPQLGDILLTKDGSIGRVAVCDRDDICINQSVALLQLKAGVNPKFLAYLLQAPEYQAAMAADADGSTIKHIYITRVDKMSIRVPDLVAQVAIAEVLGALDDKIAANERATTTAQHYLRTVASRLISSSNSAIALNQCAEIVKGVSYRSADLQESKTALVTLKSVSREGNFEFAGFKEFVGKFTPAQQVVAGDIIVAQTDLTQGGDVIGRAVRVPPVDSYDRLVASLDLAIVRPRDCMTSEYLLACLQQRNFHVHCASFASGTTVLHLSRGAFESYEVPFADSESQARYAALARDVHQLIDAIGQESRRLTSTRDQLLPLLMSGKVTVKDIEPDIEDIV
- a CDS encoding DUF433 domain-containing protein yields the protein MSDAARYLAISQQTFHRWAKGYDRGEPLLHVVDAPQRQANVSFIALTEAYVLDALRSAGVHVRKIRPALEQLQRDFGRDYVLTAPNLATDGVDVLWDFAKTRAGAGLIEARSGQNVIREIVQDYISYVSWDGEHPSRLQLREWEPEKVIVDPDVAFGQPRFGASGPRLADVAAMLKAGEDGEVVAEEFDISRSQVRTAARVLLGRTA